Proteins encoded by one window of Candidatus Margulisiibacteriota bacterium:
- a CDS encoding glycosyl transferase family 1 codes for MKIAMLGVRGIPGTFGGAEKVVEEVSIRLVSLGNEVTVYCRPHYNKTKTDRYNGIKLNYIPCINTKHLEAISHTLLCTLLASISDYDVIHYHSLGPSLLSWIPKLFGKKVVSTCHGLDWQRKKWNKLAKACLKAGEKASILFPNKTTVVSPLLKDYFYKKYNKKTVYIANGISVTPQINDTTFLSEFGLTKNKYILFLSRIVPEKGLHRLIKAFLEIQTDTKLVIAGDHSHSKDYLTAIKKMAANDKRIIFTGPVFGTDKNALFSHAYCFVLPSDIEGMPLVLLEAMSLGCCPLVSDIPINKCIVTPDNNNHYGFTFKAGNVKSLKHNLDFVLSNPKIVSQIKNKIVAYVTAYYNWDIICDNYHSLYASLYKNQVSTLP; via the coding sequence ATGAAAATAGCTATGCTTGGTGTCCGGGGAATACCGGGAACATTCGGCGGTGCAGAAAAAGTGGTGGAGGAAGTGAGCATAAGGCTTGTTTCTTTAGGAAATGAGGTAACGGTTTACTGCAGACCGCATTACAACAAAACAAAAACCGATCGTTATAATGGCATCAAGCTTAACTATATACCCTGTATCAATACAAAACATTTAGAAGCGATCTCGCACACGCTCCTGTGTACATTATTAGCGTCCATTTCCGATTACGATGTCATTCATTACCATTCCCTCGGCCCCTCACTACTCTCCTGGATCCCAAAACTTTTTGGAAAGAAAGTAGTCTCCACGTGCCATGGCCTTGACTGGCAAAGAAAAAAATGGAATAAACTTGCTAAAGCTTGCCTAAAAGCCGGAGAAAAAGCCTCTATTCTTTTTCCGAACAAAACAACCGTTGTCTCTCCTTTGCTTAAAGATTATTTTTATAAAAAATACAACAAGAAAACCGTGTACATTGCTAACGGGATATCCGTTACTCCACAAATCAATGATACGACATTTCTGAGCGAGTTCGGTTTGACAAAAAACAAATACATTCTTTTCTTAAGCAGAATAGTTCCGGAAAAAGGGCTACACCGGCTGATCAAAGCATTTCTTGAAATACAGACAGATACAAAACTCGTGATTGCAGGAGACCATTCTCACTCAAAAGACTACTTAACTGCAATAAAAAAAATGGCAGCAAACGATAAAAGAATAATATTTACCGGCCCAGTATTCGGCACTGATAAAAACGCGCTTTTTTCCCATGCCTACTGCTTCGTACTTCCATCTGATATTGAAGGAATGCCCTTAGTATTGCTTGAAGCGATGTCCCTGGGATGTTGTCCATTGGTAAGTGACATTCCTATTAATAAGTGTATAGTCACCCCTGACAATAATAATCACTACGGATTTACCTTCAAAGCCGGTAATGTCAAAAGTCTGAAACACAATCTGGACTTTGTATTATCTAACCCGAAGATCGTCAGCCAGATAAAAAATAAAATTGTCGCCTACGTAACTGCTTACTATAATTGGGATATCATATGTGATAATTACCACTCACTTTATGCTTCATTATATAAGAATCAAGTATCAACATTACCATGA
- a CDS encoding cation transporter — MRKSMEKQKQKIFVAMLSVFSNSALIIAKLVVGILISSVSVISEAIHSGVDLLASIIALFAVKTSSQPADREHAFGHGKFENLSGVVEALLIFVAAGWIIFVSIKKLITPQPMEAVGWGVAVMLASSIVNIIVSQMLFKVGKETDSIALQADAWHLRTDVFTSAGVMGGLGLFWLGKILVPDVDLHWIDPVSALLVAILILKAAYDLTKQSLQGLLDESLPPDEENWIKERIKLLYHKIYGFHNFRTRKAGSTRFVEFHVVVNPEMSVQDSHDLNDKIVTDIKHRFPDSKIMVHIEPCNNLCEPKCLDTCLIYNR; from the coding sequence ATGAGGAAATCCATGGAAAAACAAAAGCAAAAAATATTTGTAGCTATGCTATCGGTATTCTCAAATTCGGCACTTATCATTGCAAAACTGGTTGTAGGAATACTGATCAGCTCTGTATCAGTTATCTCTGAAGCTATACATTCAGGCGTCGACCTCCTCGCCTCAATTATAGCCCTATTTGCTGTAAAGACCTCCAGTCAGCCGGCAGATCGAGAGCATGCTTTCGGTCATGGAAAATTCGAAAATCTCTCAGGTGTTGTAGAAGCGCTACTAATCTTTGTAGCTGCGGGTTGGATTATTTTTGTGTCTATCAAAAAACTCATTACACCGCAACCGATGGAAGCCGTCGGTTGGGGTGTGGCAGTTATGCTCGCCTCATCAATAGTTAATATTATTGTCTCTCAAATGTTATTCAAAGTTGGTAAAGAAACCGATTCTATTGCGTTGCAAGCGGATGCCTGGCACTTACGCACCGATGTCTTTACTTCAGCAGGCGTAATGGGAGGCCTCGGATTATTCTGGCTCGGAAAAATACTAGTCCCCGATGTAGATCTCCATTGGATAGATCCTGTATCTGCGTTATTAGTAGCTATACTTATCCTCAAAGCAGCCTATGATCTCACGAAACAGTCACTCCAGGGATTATTGGATGAAAGTCTTCCTCCCGATGAAGAAAACTGGATAAAAGAAAGAATAAAGCTGCTCTACCACAAGATTTATGGCTTCCACAATTTCCGCACACGAAAAGCAGGATCAACTCGGTTCGTCGAATTCCATGTCGTGGTAAACCCTGAAATGTCAGTACAAGATTCTCATGACCTTAATGACAAGATCGTTACCGATATCAAACATCGATTTCCCGACTCAAAGATCATGGTCCATATCGAGCCATGCAACAATCTGTGCGAACCTAAATGCTTAGATACCTGCTTAATCTATAATCGATAA